The DNA sequence ATCACCATCGTTGTCGGCCGCGCCGAGGAGAACCTTCACTTTGGCCCCCTTGCCGCCAAGGTCCCGGTAGATCGGAAATGCATCCTCCACGGGGACGTTCTCCGCCTGATGGCTGAGATAGGTGTCGGTGGATCGATTCACGATCGAGGCCGTATGTTCGGCGAGCGGGTCATACTGAAGCGCGGGGCAGCTTGTACCGCCACGCATCTGCGCTACAGCGTCAGCCAAAGTCGGCGATGGTTCGGCACCGGCGGGTGCCGATTGCACCAGGCCGGTGCCGAGAGCCAGTGCCACCGACGGTGCGATCGATGCGACGATGCCTGCCCCTCGAAGGATTTCGGGCGTCCGGCTCCGCAAGGATTGCCACTTCACGTGAATGGCCCTTCTCTCCGCGCGGTTCGCCGCGCCATCCCCGTCAGTCACAGACGTGCGACCGATGGATCTTGCTGCCGAAACGCTGCGCATGCTGGAACGACGGGCCCGTGAACCAGGCGGGTTGGCGCCCTCTGAGGCCGTCTCGGACATTGGACAGTTGTTGCCAAAGGCGGTAGAAGCTCTCGCCCTGAAAAAGTGGGAAATACTGGTCGTTCGATGAGTCCTGGGTGATAGTCAACGCCTGCGCACGAGGTGTGAGGAAGTCCAGTGACTCGTTGAGATTGGCGACCACCGCGTCGGCTTGCTCGTTGATGCCGGGCGCATTCCAGTTGCCGTTCTCGCCGATCAGGTTCAAGTTGAAGGTCTCGACTTGATGTATCAACTGATCATATTGCGCGTTGTACCACTGGCACATCTCGCCAGCGGCGGTGATGTCGGCGGCGGTGACCTTGTCTCGCGTCTGGTCGTACGGGAACGGGAAACGAGGCTGCCAATTGGTCGGAGTCGGAGTGACGACAGGCAACAGCGGTGGTGGGGCGTCATTGCCGGCAGGGTCCGCGGTCGCGAGGCCGGTCAGCGAGAGCACCGCTGCCGCGGCCATCGCCGCACACGCCGCGACGACCCCCGTTCGGCATCTGAGCGCGGACACGCTCTGTGCCGTGTTCAGGCGACCGACCACTCCAGCTCCCTCCATCAGAAACACGGTGCCAAGCACCAACGCAACAGGCGTCTTACTTCGGCGGCATGACCGCGTCGATGCCGCCGACATCAGTGATTTGCCAATTGTTGTTGGCATCCATGGTGATGCTGTAGGTCGCCGTCGATTGAAGACCATCCGGCGCCTGCATCGTCTTGGTGACGACGTTGACGAACGAATCGACCACGTAAACTCCGCCAGACTCCGACCGCACCTTGGCAACTAGCGGCTTCGCGGTCGAATTCCATTGCAGCGGTACCAGGATCTGCTCCATGGAATCGGCGGCCTTGGTCAGCCTGTCCTTGAGCTCCGGTGACGTCCCGGCAACCAGCTTGGTCTTCCAGCTACCGAGGTCATGGAAATCCATGACCGCTGCATTCACCGCATAGTCAAGGGCCACATCCTCGGCATGTTTGTCGTTTGCGGCCTGCCGCTTTTGGGCATCGATCGTGCCCTCAGCACTGATGTAGAGCCAGGCCAGCACTCCGACTACGGCGGCGAGAACAGCCAGGATGGCACCCGTGACGAGCGCTCGCACCGACACAGCCTTAGGTGGCTTCCGCTCCGCCCTCGCGGCGTCGGGCTCAGGCGCAGCAGAAATCTCCTCAGCGCTGCGCGGGGTCGCACTATTCTCGGTATCCATCGCGGCAGTCATGTCAGATGTCCTTCTCTCAATGGGGCTTTCGGTCACGGGTGAGTCTCGCTCTCAAGATCCCGCCGGATCCGGAACGGTGACATGCAGTGTGATAGCACCGTCCTCAGGAACCGCTGCGAGCATGTTCGACAGGATCTGGCCGGTGTCGAAGTTCATCAACGATCCGGCGATGCCGTTCATCTTGGGCAGAAGAGCTTCGGAGATCACCTTGAGATCGGGCGCACGGTCGTCGAGGAACTTCTGCAGCCGGGCGAGCAGCGACTGGAACAGCCGTAGCCCCGGCGGACCGTTCACAAGTACCACCTTCATGGCTGCGCCGTAGGTCGAGTGGATCAGTGGCCCAATCTTGGTGAAGGGGTCGACCAAGCTGGTCAGCGTCGGGCCAAGCCAGTCCGCGTTCTGCAGCAGTGTCTGCATATTCGCCAACACCGTTTGCCCACGGCCATTCATGCCTGCGGTGGTGTTTCGCAGCAGCAAGCTCGTGCGGGCGAGGTTCGGCAGCACCGAACCCGGATCCGGTAGCGCCGCGTCGGCTTCGTTGACGATGCGTTTGAGTTGATCAGGGTCGAGTTGATTCATCACCCGGACGACGCTGGCGGCCAGTTCCGAGATCGAAGCCGGTTGGTGCACTCGTTCGGCGGCGATCCGTTGACCGTTCTTCAACATCGGGCCGTCAGAGGTGCGTGGCAGTAAGCCAAGATACGTCTCGCCGAGGGCCGACAAGTTGTCCAGGCGTACATCGGTGTCGACCGGGATGGGCTGGCTGCGGTCGATATAGAAGTCGACCGTGGCATCGGAAACAGTGGATTGGATTCCGGTCACCTTGCCCACTGGCACACCGCGCAATAACACATTGGATCCCACGACCAGTCCGTTGACGTCGGCGACCGTCATCGACAGGTTGGTCCGATCCGACGGCGGCCCGAGTCGTAGTCCGAAGGACGCGATGTAGGTGATCGACAGAGCGATGATCGCCGCAAAGACGGTAAACGACACCGCGTCACGTAGCCTCATGGCGTTGCTCCCAGAATTCGCAGCACGTCTTGGATATTGCCGGAGAGTTCTCGCCCGTCTGGTCCCTGAATCGAGGTGATGTTGATCGCCGGGTTCTTGTCGACCGGAAGGAAGAAGTCCGTGAAAAGCTTTCTCCAGTGAGGCACTTCGTCTTCGACGGCCCACTTGCTGTGTTGAATCGCCCCCATCGTGACGCCGAGCGAATCCAGCAGCGGTACCAACCAGAAGCCGCCGTTGTAGATACTGCCGATAGATGGGAGCAACAACCCGACGTATGACGCAGTTGTTGTGCCCCGGTCGAACCCAAGCATTCCGGCCGGGGAGAACCAGTGCTGGAAGTCCGGCACATGGACGGCCATGACATCTCCGGCTCGTGAGACACCGTCGAGCCACTGATCGACGAGATCCATATTGCTGGCCAGATCGGAGAGGTCGACAGCGACCCGCGTGGTCAGCTTTCGAACGTCGGGTTCGGGCGGGGTGACCCTGTTGATGCCGATGATGGCTTGCTGCACCCGCTGAATCGACCCGCTGGCCACGAAGTTCGCCATGTTGGCGATGGTGTCTTCGAGTTGTGGCGGCGACGTCGTGTTCGACAGGGGGATCCGACCACCAGCTGACAGCGCAGTAGTCGCGGAATCTTGTTGGGAGCGTTCAAGCGCAACGTAGATGTCACCGAGGACGGTGGCCTGCTGCAGCGTCGCATGCGCATTCGACGGCACCGTCACGCTCGGCTCGATGCGCGCTGTCACGTCGACGTGATCGCGGGCGCTGGCCACCTTGGTCACCACCCCGACCGCCGTCCCGTCGATGACGACCTTGGCCCTGTCCGGCAGGTTGAGGACGTTGGCGAACTCCATGACGATGTCGTAGCCGTCGCTGTAGGACTTGCCCGGTTGGGGCAGATTGTTCACCGATAGCGACGAACAGGATGTGAGCAGGACGACTGCGCTCAACAACGCCAGTAACGACGGAATCGCACGGTTCATCGTTTGTTGGCCATCGTCAGAACGTATTGCAGCAGCGCGACATCGACCGCGTAGGGCTGGCCGGCGACGTCCATGCAGCTGCCCGGCACCTGAGCGTTCATGTATCCACATTGCAACAGCCCGTCGTGTGTGGGAATTCGATACATCGGGGGCCGATACCGGATGCTGAGGCCCCGATTGTTGACATGATTGGCGAATGTGTTGATCCACCATGGCACCGGATTGAACAGATCGGCCATCGCGTTGGCGTGCGGAGTCATCTTTCTGAGCGCGTCCGACATGGAATCCAGGGTCAGCTGGATCTCATCACCGGCATGCTGCTCGAGGTCACCGACGGCTGTGATCAATGCGGGGAACGGGCGGACTAGGCGTGTGCCACCGTCGAGAGATCGATTGAGGTCGGGGGTCGTGGTCACCGCATCGAGGAGGATCTGCTTCATCGGCCCTCTGACATCGCTCAGGAAGGTGGTGAGGTCAGCGAGATTGGTGACGATCGATCCCATCTCGCTGATCGCCCGGTCGGGGCTGTCGAGCAGTGCCGAGGTGGAAGTCAGCAGCTTGTTAGTGGCCTCTCCATTGCCGCGCATGAGCTGATCGAGTCCGGCAACAGTTCCGCCGACATTGGTCGAATCCTTGGGATTGATCGCATTCACGAACTCGGTTGTCGACCCGATCACCTGGGACAGCGACTTCGGTGTGAGCGAGCGGTCCAATGGGACACACTCCCCCGGCTTGAGCCGGGGACCCTTCTCATAATTGCCGACCATCTCCAGGGCACGATCGGCGAGAACCGATGGTGAGCGAACGACCGCGCGCACATCACTGGGCAGCGGCCGATCATCGGTCAAAGTGAAATCGACCCTGACGCTCTTCGCGCTCGGTGTAACCGATTTCACCTTCCCGATGGGAAAGCCCATCTGCGTCACGGGATTTCCGACGTAGAGCCCAATGCTGTCGGGCATCACGGCGCAATAGTCGGCGCTGTTGCTGCTTGCTGGGGAAGCCGATGGGGTGGCGCATGACACCGCCGCGGCGGCAACCGCAGCGAGGGTAGCGCCAGACAGCGCAGCGCGGTGCAATGAGACTCCGAGGTGATAACGCATCAACACGCACTCCCCGGCATCGGGATGCACACGTCGGTTGCGAGCAGTTCTGGCCGCGCGTTCTGAGCGTCGAGAACGCGATCTAGCTTGTCACGTACCCGACGGAGTCCACGAACGATGATGCCGCTCCGATCGGCCCAACTCCGGAAAATCGCCTGCCAGTTGTGGATCTTCTCCAGGAACCGCTCCCGATGTGCGTTGTAGAACGGCGCGATGGGCCCAATGGCGTCGCCGAGATCGCCCATGCCCATCAACGCAGCGCCGAACCCCTTGCCATACACCGTCAACGTCTGCTCGAGTATCGAGACTTTGGAGATCACCTCCTTGAGTTCGGCGGTTGAGTTACTCAATTCCTGGATGTACTCGTCGGAGAGATTCAGGATCGCCGAAATCTGACCGCGCTGCTTGTCGATCGTCTGGGTCAACGAATTGCCGGCGTTGATCACCGCACTCAGCGAATCGACGTTGGTACCGGTCAATCCCTTCGAGATCTCATCCAGGGATTCGTTGATCGGCTTCGTCTTGATCTGATCTGTGATCGACACCGCATCGGTGAGTGTGCGCACCAGGCTGTAGGGCATCGTGACACGTTCCCGCGGAATGACTCTGTCCCCCAGTGGCTTGTCGCCCAGAGAGACTACGTTGACGTAATAACCACCGACGACCGTCAGCATCCGGACATCGACCTGGGACTGGTCGCCGACGAAGGCATCGCCTTTGACCGTGGTGTCGACCTTGACTTGATTCGGCTCGATTGCAAGGCTTTTCACCTTTCCTACGGTGACACCGGCGATCCGTACCGTGTCACCAGGCCGGACTGATGCTGCGTCATCGGTATAGAAGCTGACGGTCTTCTCCCCGGGAGGACTTACGTACACCAAGGCAATGACCATCGCGGCCACCGCAACGAAGACCAGGGCCGCCGCTCCCCACACGGTGGGGTTGCGCAGGAACTTCACTGATTGCATAACACCACCCGATGTCCGTTGAGAAGCACATCCATGGTCGCCGGGAGTTGGGCTCGACCCCGCGAGCAGGTGAGCGGAACACCCTCCTTCTGCGGGGGTTCGATGTTGTCCCACATCACAGGAACCAACTTGAACGCCTCAACGGCGTTGTCGAGATTCGTGAACGCCTTGTCGAAGGCGGTGTCCAAGTTGATTCCAGGCTTGATGCCGGCGTTGTGCAACAGCCGCACGACGACACTGGTGAATCCGAGCCCATAGAGATCGGACTTGCGGAATTCGTCGAGGATGAGCAGTGCTTGATCCATCGGACGGTTCACCCACTTGAGAATTTGCACCATGTCCTTGCTGTGACCACCGAGCTTGTCCGCCACCGCAGTCAGGTTCTGCATCAGAGTGGCCACAACCTCCTGACGATCGGAGACAAAGGCCGTCAGTTTCCTGATGCTGTCGAGCATCGGCCCGACGCCGCTGCCGTCACCGGAGAGGTACGCCGCCGCGTTGGCCGTGAAGGTATTGATCTCCTCTGGGCTCAATGTCGCGAAGACAGGCTGCAGGCCGTTGAACAACGTGGTGATGTCCAGCGACGGCTGCGTCATCGTGGTGGGTATGTGCGTCACGGTGGCAGTGTTGGGACCCGCATCAGACGGGTTCATGACGTCCACATAGCGCAGGCCGGTGAGGGCCTGGTACTTGACCGCAAGACGAGTCGCGGAGCTCACCCCGTAGCGCTTGTCCAGCGTGAATCCGACTGCTGCGAGGCTCTGGCCGCTTCTACGCTCCAGCGCGATCGAGTTCACCTTGCCGACCCGAACCCCGCGTACCCGGACGTCCGCGTCCAGATGAAGGCCGGATACGTCGGTGAAATCAGCTGTATACGAACGCGTTTCACTGTGGACCGGCTGGAGCATGACGTTCGCCAAAATGATGAAAACAACCACTGCGAGCGCCGCACTCAGGGCAAACCGCCACAACGCGGCTCTCGGCTTCACGGCGCGACTCCCATCTCACCAAGCGGTGCGGCCATGCCGGGAAGCGCATCCAGCACGATATGTACTTGCAGGGCGCGTTGTTCCGGTGAACCGCCGTAGAGGCTTTCGAACCGACGCCGAAGCTCGACCAGCGTTGCGGCGATGTCGTCGGGGCGCACCAATCCCGGAACTGTGTCGGACAAGATCTTCGTGATGCCGACTACTGGCAGCAGGTCACTGACGTGGGAGGATTCCAGCTTGCCAGCGGCACCAAACAAACCCTTCGCGGTCAGCTCGACCGTCGGTAGGTACCGATTCTGCCAGAATTCCTCGGTCACTGTTGCGCCGCCGTCGTCGAGCACGACCAGGCCCGAATTGTCGAACTCGGTGCCCGTTTTGATGAGCGCATCGGTGAAGGCGGGGAATGCGACACTCAGCCCGGTCGCATTTTCGAGAAGCCTTGCGGTACTGACGGTTTGGACATTGTCGACAGCTCTGGTCACCGTCAACATGGTCTCCAACAGTGGCTCCATGCCGTTGATGTATCGGGTCGATCGGTCGATGACGCCCACCAGCTGTGGTGTGACCACTCCCTGGGTGATCTGCCCGAGCCTTGACAACAGAGTCTGTAGGGCAAAGTTGCCGCGTGGAACTGTGGTGATTCGCATTCCGTCACGGAGTGGTTGCCCCCCTTCACCTTTGACTACGTTGATACCGGTGATACCGAAGTAGTTGGCCGGCCGGTAGTCAATTCCAAAGGTGTCGGTGAGACCTGCTGCTGACGGTCCCTGAAGATCAACATTGAGCCGGACACCACCGTCAGCCATGCTCGAAACATTCTTGACCTCACCGACCTTGACACCGTGCATGATGACCGGTGTCCCGCTCACCACTCCTTGCCCGGAGTACGGCGTATCGATGGTCAAGGACAGCTGATTCGCCGGCCGACCGCCGAACGGATTCAGCACCCACAGCGTTATCGCCAACGCGACAGCGAGAAAGAGTCCTAGCCCGACAAATGCCAGACGACGCGCTTCTTCTTCGGCCGAAGCTCGGAACAACATTCTTGTGCCCTGCCCTTCCTAGCCTTTGAAAACGAACTCGGGACGCAGGCCCCACAGGGTGACCGTGAGCATGAAGTCCAGGACCATGATCACCACGAGGCTCGCCCGAACGGCACGACCTGACGCCTGGCCTACACCGACGGGGCCTCCGGAGGCGAAATATCCGTAGTAGCAATGGATCAGCGTGACAGCCGCACAGAACACGACGGCCTTGATGACTGCATACGCGATATCGGTCGGGGACAGAAACTGCACGAAGTAGTGCTGGTAGGTACCGCCCGGCTGACTGTACAGAACGCGCAACATGAAGTCCGAGACGAAGAAGCTGACCACGAGCGTCAGCAAGAAGCCCGGCACAACACACAACATGCCACCAACCAGGCGGGTTCCGACCACGAATGGGATGGCTCTGAGTCCCATCGCCTCGGTCGCGTCGATCTCATCAGCGATCCGCATCGAGCCGATCTCGGCGGTCATACGGCAACCGGCCTGGGTGGCGAATGCGATGCCTGCGACCAGAGGAGCCATCTCGCGCACATTCGCCAAACCACCGACGATCCCGGACAATGCGCCGAAGCCGAGCAGGTTCAGGGTGGCGAACGCCTCGATGGCCACCGATGCGCCGACCGCCAGGCCGAGGATGACCAAAACACTGATCACGCCACCGTCGACGATGAGCGAGCCTCTTCCCCAGGCAAGGCTATTCATCTCTTGTAGCGTCTGCCGCCGATACTGGCGCACCGTCAGCGGAAGCAGCCACAGTGTCTGCCCGATGAATACCACCCACTGCCCGGCGGTTTCGGAGGTCCGCCGAATCGCCCCGACCGGCCTGCCGGGAAGGCTGAAACGCCTAGCAGGAACTGCACTTCCGCCCTTCGGCACCGCCACTAGGACACCTCCATGGGGAAGAACATCGCTTGCAACTGAGTCATCACCAGGTTCACCAGCACAATTCCGACGACGTTGAGCACCACCGATGAATTGACGGCATCAGCGACACCACGTGGACCACCCTTGGCCTCCATTCCGCGCTGCGAAGAGATGACGGCAACGATGGCGCCGAAGATGACCGCCTTGCCCATGGCGAACCAGACGTCGACCATCTTCGCGAACGAGCCAAATGACATCCAGAAGCTCCCTGACGTCACATCGCTGACTGTCACCGCAAGCATGAAGGCGGCCCCCACTGCCGACGCGATGATCAGTGTGCACAGAATCGGCGCAATCATGATCAGGGCAAGGAAGCGCGGGACCACAAGTCGCCGCACCGGATCGATTCCCAGCACGCGCAGCGCGTCGAGCTCTTCTCGGATCTGCCGGGCGCCGAGATCGGACGCGATTGCCGATGCCGCTGCACCGCCCATGAGCAAGCCGGCCGTGATCGCCGCACCCTGCCGAATGACTCCGACTCCGCTCGCGGCACCCACGAGCGAGCTGGCACCGACCTGGTTGACCAACCCGGACACCTGCACCGACACCAT is a window from the Mycolicibacterium anyangense genome containing:
- a CDS encoding MlaD family protein, with the protein product MQSVKFLRNPTVWGAAALVFVAVAAMVIALVYVSPPGEKTVSFYTDDAASVRPGDTVRIAGVTVGKVKSLAIEPNQVKVDTTVKGDAFVGDQSQVDVRMLTVVGGYYVNVVSLGDKPLGDRVIPRERVTMPYSLVRTLTDAVSITDQIKTKPINESLDEISKGLTGTNVDSLSAVINAGNSLTQTIDKQRGQISAILNLSDEYIQELSNSTAELKEVISKVSILEQTLTVYGKGFGAALMGMGDLGDAIGPIAPFYNAHRERFLEKIHNWQAIFRSWADRSGIIVRGLRRVRDKLDRVLDAQNARPELLATDVCIPMPGSAC
- a CDS encoding ABC transporter permease → MRSMATTGRSVHLALAVLRYAVVDTVKLRIPVGEMIVQAWGLLKVTATPALLMAIPIGAMVSVQVSGLVNQVGASSLVGAASGVGVIRQGAAITAGLLMGGAAASAIASDLGARQIREELDALRVLGIDPVRRLVVPRFLALIMIAPILCTLIIASAVGAAFMLAVTVSDVTSGSFWMSFGSFAKMVDVWFAMGKAVIFGAIVAVISSQRGMEAKGGPRGVADAVNSSVVLNVVGIVLVNLVMTQLQAMFFPMEVS
- a CDS encoding MlaD family protein, with amino-acid sequence MKPRAALWRFALSAALAVVVFIILANVMLQPVHSETRSYTADFTDVSGLHLDADVRVRGVRVGKVNSIALERRSGQSLAAVGFTLDKRYGVSSATRLAVKYQALTGLRYVDVMNPSDAGPNTATVTHIPTTMTQPSLDITTLFNGLQPVFATLSPEEINTFTANAAAYLSGDGSGVGPMLDSIRKLTAFVSDRQEVVATLMQNLTAVADKLGGHSKDMVQILKWVNRPMDQALLILDEFRKSDLYGLGFTSVVVRLLHNAGIKPGINLDTAFDKAFTNLDNAVEAFKLVPVMWDNIEPPQKEGVPLTCSRGRAQLPATMDVLLNGHRVVLCNQ
- a CDS encoding ABC transporter permease, which translates into the protein MRRTSETAGQWVVFIGQTLWLLPLTVRQYRRQTLQEMNSLAWGRGSLIVDGGVISVLVILGLAVGASVAIEAFATLNLLGFGALSGIVGGLANVREMAPLVAGIAFATQAGCRMTAEIGSMRIADEIDATEAMGLRAIPFVVGTRLVGGMLCVVPGFLLTLVVSFFVSDFMLRVLYSQPGGTYQHYFVQFLSPTDIAYAVIKAVVFCAAVTLIHCYYGYFASGGPVGVGQASGRAVRASLVVIMVLDFMLTVTLWGLRPEFVFKG
- a CDS encoding MlaD family protein — its product is MRLRDAVSFTVFAAIIALSITYIASFGLRLGPPSDRTNLSMTVADVNGLVVGSNVLLRGVPVGKVTGIQSTVSDATVDFYIDRSQPIPVDTDVRLDNLSALGETYLGLLPRTSDGPMLKNGQRIAAERVHQPASISELAASVVRVMNQLDPDQLKRIVNEADAALPDPGSVLPNLARTSLLLRNTTAGMNGRGQTVLANMQTLLQNADWLGPTLTSLVDPFTKIGPLIHSTYGAAMKVVLVNGPPGLRLFQSLLARLQKFLDDRAPDLKVISEALLPKMNGIAGSLMNFDTGQILSNMLAAVPEDGAITLHVTVPDPAGS
- a CDS encoding MlaD family protein, whose product is MNRAIPSLLALLSAVVLLTSCSSLSVNNLPQPGKSYSDGYDIVMEFANVLNLPDRAKVVIDGTAVGVVTKVASARDHVDVTARIEPSVTVPSNAHATLQQATVLGDIYVALERSQQDSATTALSAGGRIPLSNTTSPPQLEDTIANMANFVASGSIQRVQQAIIGINRVTPPEPDVRKLTTRVAVDLSDLASNMDLVDQWLDGVSRAGDVMAVHVPDFQHWFSPAGMLGFDRGTTTASYVGLLLPSIGSIYNGGFWLVPLLDSLGVTMGAIQHSKWAVEDEVPHWRKLFTDFFLPVDKNPAINITSIQGPDGRELSGNIQDVLRILGATP
- a CDS encoding MlaD family protein, which produces MLFRASAEEEARRLAFVGLGLFLAVALAITLWVLNPFGGRPANQLSLTIDTPYSGQGVVSGTPVIMHGVKVGEVKNVSSMADGGVRLNVDLQGPSAAGLTDTFGIDYRPANYFGITGINVVKGEGGQPLRDGMRITTVPRGNFALQTLLSRLGQITQGVVTPQLVGVIDRSTRYINGMEPLLETMLTVTRAVDNVQTVSTARLLENATGLSVAFPAFTDALIKTGTEFDNSGLVVLDDGGATVTEEFWQNRYLPTVELTAKGLFGAAGKLESSHVSDLLPVVGITKILSDTVPGLVRPDDIAATLVELRRRFESLYGGSPEQRALQVHIVLDALPGMAAPLGEMGVAP
- a CDS encoding MlaD family protein, which gives rise to MRYHLGVSLHRAALSGATLAAVAAAAVSCATPSASPASSNSADYCAVMPDSIGLYVGNPVTQMGFPIGKVKSVTPSAKSVRVDFTLTDDRPLPSDVRAVVRSPSVLADRALEMVGNYEKGPRLKPGECVPLDRSLTPKSLSQVIGSTTEFVNAINPKDSTNVGGTVAGLDQLMRGNGEATNKLLTSTSALLDSPDRAISEMGSIVTNLADLTTFLSDVRGPMKQILLDAVTTTPDLNRSLDGGTRLVRPFPALITAVGDLEQHAGDEIQLTLDSMSDALRKMTPHANAMADLFNPVPWWINTFANHVNNRGLSIRYRPPMYRIPTHDGLLQCGYMNAQVPGSCMDVAGQPYAVDVALLQYVLTMANKR